A window of Peromyscus eremicus chromosome 23, PerEre_H2_v1, whole genome shotgun sequence genomic DNA:
tcaaggccagcctagtccacaatGTCAGATCCTAtcccagaaagaaagaatgaaggaggccacgcgtggtggtgcatgcctttaaacccagcactcagaaaacagaggcaaatggatctctgagttcaaggccagcctggtctacatagtgagttccaggacagccagaactacacagtaagaccttgtctcaaaaagataaaaaagaatggaggaaagaaagataaaaagaggccgagcagtggtggtgcacggctttaatcccaacacttgggaggcagaggcaggtggatctctgtgagtttgaggccagcctggtctacagaactagttccaggacagtcaggggtacacagagaaatcctgtctcaaatgaaaaaaaataaaagaaagaaagaaaggaaggaaggaaggaaggaagaaaaagataaaaagaggagGGGGGAACTTGTGAGACCATAAGGCACCGCTGGTGACTGATGAAGCAGGACACCCAAAAAGCCATTTTGTTCTCTGTGCTCTTTATGCAGCAGAACTCTGTGCAAACGGGGTCAAgggctctgcttccccagcctcATGTGCAAAGTCACCTACGGGACAGGTTTGTCCATTCACTCAACGGAATTTTACAGAGCACCTACTAGGTACCAGGCACTTTCTCATTCACCCATTGATTCGTTTATTCATAGCTTACCCATTCATTgagctcagcacacacacacacacacacacacacacacacacacacacacacacacactgtactgtGTGTTAGGCACAACGATGGGCCCTAAGGAGTAGGAAAACCATGAGACCCGCCCTTGAGAAATCCCTGTCctacagagagggagggagcacaCCAGCAGGCTGGTATAAAGGGTGGTAGAAATGCTAGGAAACAGCGTGAACTCGAGTTAGGGGTGCCTAGCACTCACAGAGAAAGCCAGGCACCGCAGTGGCACACccccataatcccaacacttgggaaatggagatAGGAAGACCTCTGGGGCTTGTTGGTACAGCCACCATAGCCTAACAGCAAGCCCCTggctcactgagagaccctgtctcaaaaataagagagTGGGTTTAAGAAGACTCCAGATGTtgaactctggcctccatgtccgtgtgcacacatgtacatatgtgaacacagatacacacacaaactttgTACTAGAAGCACAAAGAACATGAAGAGACGTAACAGCAGAGAGGCTCCCCGGGTGCACGGCCAGGAAGGTCCTCTTTAATGGGGAAGCAAACTCTCTCCAGCCTTTCAAAAAGTGACAGGACTCCCTATGCCTGGCGGTTGGCGCATGCccataattccagcattcaggagtctgaggcacGAGGattgagaattcaaggccagcctggactatataggcaaacccttaaaaaaaaagtgaaagattaggggctggagagatggctcagaggttaagggcactggctgctcttccagaggtcctaagttcaactcccagcaaccacatggtggctcacaaccatctgtaacgagatctggcggcctcttctggcctgcaggcagaacactgtagctgtatacacaataaataaaataaatctttaaaaaaagagtgaggggctggagagatggctcagcggttaagaacactggctgttcttccagaggtcctgagttcaattcccagcaaccacatgatggctcacagccatctgtaatgagatctagtgccctctcctggcctgcaggcatacatggaggcagaatgttgtatacataataaataaataaatctttttaaaaaaaaaagagtgaaagattaaataaataataaaagttctGTCCGAGAGCTTGTAGAGAGCATCTCAGAAGAGGCAAGTGTGCTGGCACTTCCGGACACTTGTCCATCCATCGGTGACCTGGGCAGGGAtggaaatggagggaaggaggagatgaAGTGGAGCCCCAGACTTAGGGAAGAGGGAAGCTGCAGGTTGAGGTGACACCGTGGCTGAGGGCAATCAGGGCATTCTATGTGTTTGTGAACACAGTCCCCAAACGGTCCGGGGACACAAACACAGAACTGACCCACACTGACCCAGCTTCAACATGGACCTACCTGCTGATCGACTTCCTGCTGTGATCTCCAGGGTGTGGGAGGCACGTGGACCACACTGTTTTTTTCATCCCTGCGgctgtcttctcttcctcctccctctccaatttttttcttgTGAGGCAAGGTAACACATGGCATCCTGTGCACCATTCCGTCAATGATTACCTTGCATTTCTGATCCTCCAGGGATTTGGGGGGATGTGtacgtggtgctggggatggagtaaAAGCTTcctgcatgcttggcaagcacaaTACAAACGGAGTGAAATTCCCAGCCCTTGTCTTGATTGATTGGAACAGGGTCTCATATTACCCAGGGAAGCCTTCAACTTGCTTAGTACTCGAAGATAAccctgagcttctgatcctcttgcctctccctGCAGAGTGGTGGGATTACACAGTGTGTGTTCCACTGTGCCTGGATTCTCCTGCATTTTAATGGGGACCAAACATTTCTCTGCAGACTGAATCCTGGCCATTTACCTACTCCTCAGATGATGATCAGTTTTTTTTATCAAATGCTGACATTGCAATGATGATCTGACCATTATCCTTGTCTATGAGCTGTGCATGGCCATACAACAGATTCCTTCTAATTCTTCCAGTGTAAAACAATGAGCATGTGTTGGCTGCTTCTCTGGCTCTAGGTCTCAGCTAGAACTGTGATGAATCCCACTGCTGGCTAAGGCTAGGGTTTCACCTAGGCTTCAGTAGGGATGGGGCAGCTTTCAAACTAAGAGATGGTTGGGTTGTTGGGTTATTGATCTAACTTGTCAGTTTGTCCCTGGCTGCTGACTGGAGAGTGTTCTCAGCTCCTCAACACAGggaccacagggcagctcacagtgTGGTGGCTGTCTGTCCTGACAGTGAGAGATGAGCAGACAAGCAGGGCAAAGGGCAATGTCTGCAGAACTTAGTCCTGGGCAGTCAACCTAGCCGGGAACAGTGGTGTTCATTTATAATCCTACTACATGGAAGGCTGATGCCAGAGGGTTGCTACagaattggaggctagcctgggttacagggAAATGCTCTTTTCAAATAGATAGACAATTTCCTGCTCAGTCCTGGTGACTTGAGTTTGGTCTCCAAGACCTACATAGTGgagagagaaaaccaactccctaaagctgtcctctgacctcctcatgtgtAGCATGACATTTATGAGTGCCCCTAAGTTTGTGCTTTTGAACCCCGTGTGAGCAAgagcacgcacacatgcacagacacacacagacacagacacagacacagacagacagacagacagacagacagacacacacacacacacacacacacacacacacacacacacacctctattcACTGCTCTCCCCATGCAGCAGCTGTTAGGAGTCAGGAGGAAGCTAGCAGACAGGCATCAGACCCCTGGTAAAGCAAAGTGGGATTGATTGGAGTGTGCTGTGCATTCTTGTATCAGGTGCTGCTGCACACAGCATCAGCCCTCGGGCTGTGTGGCAGTTCCGCAATATGATCAAGTGCACCATCCCCGGGAGTGATCCCCTGAAGGAATACAACAACTATGGCTGCTACTGTGGCTTGGGCGGCTCAGGTACTCCGGTGGACGAATTAGACAGGTGAGTAGATCAGGTGGGAGACTGGAGTGtctgagtgggggtggggggcaggtctctctctctctctctctctctctctctctctctctttctctctctctctcaatatatatatatccctatctccctatctatctatctatctatctatctatctatctatctatctatctatctatcatctgtctatctatctatctatcatctgtctgtctatctatctatctctctatctatctctatctatctatctatctatctatctatctatctatctatctatctatctatctatctatctatctatctatctatctatctatctatctatcatctatctatcatttatttttgtttgtgtttccagGTAGGGTGTCTCTgcgtagccctagttgtcctggaactctctttggagaccatgttggccttgaactcagagatcctcatgcttctgcctccagagtgctgggattaaaggcgggcatcACCATCCCCAGCTTATATTTCCCCCTCTTGTCATGTAAAGAAATCAATTAAGCAGGATCCTGTGTCTAGTGGTCCCTGAGAGCAGAATGTGTGAGATGTAAATAGTGGGCAATGCTGCCATCTAGTGCCAGACCAGGGGAAGGCCAACCATCACAGCCACAATCGAAATGTCAGCCTAGGCTTTAAAAAGTCATCAAAACTTCAGGATATATAATTTCACTATGTTCCTAGagctttgttaaaaaaaaaaaccccactttttctcaagacagagtctcactatgtatccctggatgATTTTCAACTGAtctatgtgcctctgcctcccaagtactgggattgaagccTGGTACCCACCACACTCAGCAAAAATTGCTTTCAATCAATATACCCTAATAGCTGGACAGTGGTtcaccatgcctttaatcccagcactgaggatgcagacgccggtggatctctgtgaattcgaggccagcctggtaatatagaatgagttcctggacagccagggctgttaaggagaaaccctattttgaaaaaccaaaagataaataaatttatatatatatatatatatatatatatatatatatatatatatatatatatgctaatagAGGTCACAGATTCTCAGATTCTCGAGCCTTAGGACAATTTCTTCTGGAACATCATGTTCAGTAATACTAACATGTGAGAAAGATGAAGAGATTTGAAAAAGAACTGACCTCCTGTGGGTCCATACTCCTCCCTCAgctgttccttcctctctccagatGCTGCCAGACTCACGACCACTGCTACACTAAGGCAAAGAAGCTGGATAGCTGTAAATTCCTCATAGACAACCCCTACACCAATACATACTCATACTCGTGCTCCGGGAATGAGATCACCTGCAGTGGTAGGTTTACCATACGGGAACTCTGCTTGGCCTTTGGTGGATTTTAAAGGGGCACAGAAGTGACAGGGACAGGCACCATTTTGCAGGCACTGCCTTTGTCTCATTTGATGTCTAGATACCCTAATATATAGATGACCTCCCtgatgaggaagatgaggaaggctgagtcacttgcccaaggtcacccagCTTAGAAGTGATGGCATTTGGTTCTGGAACACAGATGTACATCATTCCAAGTACTCTTTTTAAGAACATTTCatggttttatgtatttatggGGAAGGCATTTCTGTGTCACAACACAGGTGTGCAGGTCTGAGGACAATGTGTCCTCTCCATCgaccatgtgagtcctggagatggaactcGGGTTCAGACCTGGCAGCAAGGGCTTTtattccctgagccatcttgcctgcccaaaGCCTCTCCTGTTAGCTGCTGTGTTATACTGATTCCGTATTGACTTAACAATTGAAAGCTGAATCTTTGGCTATAAGCCAGATACTGGAGTAAACACCTATGCAGGGCAAGATttatcattcccattttacaggtgaggatTCAGAGGGCTGGGAATACAGCCCTGtggctagagtgcttgcctagcatgcacacagCCCTAGTTCTACCTCCAGAACCCATGAATTGAACAGTGTgctgcacacttgtaatccagcacttgggaggtggaggcaggaggattgtcttaATCATATAAGACATATATGATTGCCTTAATCATATAATTTTACAAATGATAGATGATATTTGTGGTTTTCTAGGTTTTAGGATTAAATAtccatatttattgatttttatgtatTGGAAAGAGTTGGCATCCCgtgtcttcttcagtcactctccaccatgTCTTTAGagcctgggtctctctctctcactaaacATGACACTCACCTTTAGCTAGCCTGACTGACCAATAAATTATGGGGATCTGTGCTCCCCACTTCCCAATAGAGTTACAGATACCCCaaccacactttgctttttccATGGTCTCTGGGCATCCTAGGACAGGCCCTCTGGCTTGTATGTCAATCAATTTAccaactgtgccatctccccagcccacaacaACTAATGTTCTTATTATCAGTGTGTTCCAGCAATTTGGACAATCCAATGGACTTCTGTGTGCTCTGTCTCTCAACCCTGAGTCGGCACCAATGGGAGGCGCACCGGTTTCTTTTGGTTATGAATT
This region includes:
- the Pla2g1b gene encoding phospholipase A2 translates to MKLLLLVTLLTGAAAHSISPRAVWQFRNMIKCTIPGSDPLKEYNNYGCYCGLGGSGTPVDELDRCCQTHDHCYTKAKKLDSCKFLIDNPYTNTYSYSCSGNEITCSDKNKPCEAFICNCDREAAICFSKAPYNKENKNIKC